The following are encoded together in the Pedobacter steynii genome:
- a CDS encoding group II truncated hemoglobin — MKNIPTLYEWAGDMRTFEELFRTFYEKVLKDDLLGEVFENMSPEHVSHVAHFVAEVFGGPQLYTSEDGGSHAQMVGHHIGKMLTEEKRQRWVYLLLQSADELGLKSDPEFRSAFVGYLEWGTRIAVINSVITENPVNPEEPMPKWGWGETGGPYIPTEE; from the coding sequence ATGAAAAACATACCAACTTTATATGAATGGGCGGGAGATATGCGGACTTTCGAGGAATTATTCCGCACTTTTTATGAAAAGGTTTTAAAAGATGATTTGCTTGGTGAAGTGTTTGAAAATATGTCACCTGAACATGTAAGTCATGTTGCCCATTTTGTAGCAGAAGTTTTTGGAGGACCTCAACTATATACTTCTGAAGATGGAGGAAGTCATGCGCAGATGGTAGGACACCATATCGGTAAAATGCTGACCGAAGAAAAACGTCAGCGATGGGTTTATCTTTTATTGCAAAGCGCAGATGAGCTGGGATTAAAGAGTGATCCTGAGTTTCGTTCTGCTTTTGTCGGCTATCTGGAATGGGGGACAAGGATTGCGGTGATCAATTCCGTAATAACGGAGAATCCGGTAAATCCTGAGGAACCGATGCCGAAATGGGGCTGGGGAGAAACAGGAGGGCCTTATATCCCAACAGAAGAATAA
- a CDS encoding ABC transporter ATP-binding protein — protein MSKITGDALNVGLLKRVFQYVKPYRRIFIWAIILTILLALIAPVRPFLIQYTLDHYIMKDQHGGLLKMTVVMLILLVLQAGIQFSHTLLTNTLGQSAIRDLRINVFNHITKLRLKYFDNTPIGQLITRTVSDLETIAEIFSEGLIVIIGDILMVIVIIGVMVYRDWALTLVVLLPMPLLILATSVFQKAIKSAFQEIRTEVSNLNTYLQEHISGVSIIQYFAREQQEYKKFVKINARYRDANIRSNWYYSIFFPVVEIISAMSLGLLVWYGSRSILAKPLDVTPGTIAEFILYIGMLFRPIRELADKFNTLQMGMVGAERVFKVLDTNEVTEDKGTFAPEKMAGSISFDKVWFAYNEENYVLKDISFEVQAGKTIALVGATGAGKSSTINILNRFYEIQKGEIKVDGVKIQDYQLNYLRSNIATVLQDVFLFSDTIFNNVTLNNPDITMEQVVDAAKKVGAHEFIERLPGGYQYNVMERGATLSGGQAQLISFIRALVYNPSILVLDEATSSVDTETEMLIQRAIENLMKGRTSIVIAHRLSTIQKADKILVLDKGEIKEMGTHQELLKLDGYYKRLYDLQFNSGGIVSA, from the coding sequence ATGTCTAAAATAACTGGTGATGCGTTGAATGTTGGCTTATTGAAAAGAGTTTTTCAGTATGTGAAACCTTACCGCAGGATCTTTATCTGGGCAATCATACTGACCATATTATTGGCATTAATTGCACCGGTAAGGCCTTTTCTGATCCAATATACCCTGGATCATTACATCATGAAAGATCAGCATGGCGGTTTGTTAAAAATGACCGTTGTGATGCTGATCTTGCTGGTACTTCAGGCGGGTATTCAGTTTAGTCATACCCTGCTTACCAATACCCTCGGACAGTCGGCTATCCGCGATCTGAGGATCAATGTGTTTAACCACATCACTAAGCTGAGGCTAAAATATTTTGACAATACTCCGATCGGACAACTGATCACCCGCACAGTTTCCGATCTGGAAACAATTGCAGAGATTTTCTCTGAGGGATTGATTGTAATCATCGGGGATATCCTGATGGTGATTGTGATTATCGGAGTAATGGTTTACCGGGATTGGGCATTGACGCTGGTGGTATTGTTGCCGATGCCTTTGCTGATTCTGGCCACCTCAGTTTTTCAGAAAGCGATTAAATCTGCTTTTCAGGAAATCAGAACAGAGGTATCCAACCTGAATACTTATTTACAGGAACACATTTCAGGGGTTTCCATCATTCAATATTTCGCTCGTGAACAACAGGAGTATAAAAAGTTTGTCAAGATCAATGCGCGTTACAGAGATGCAAATATCAGGTCCAATTGGTACTATTCCATATTTTTTCCGGTAGTAGAGATCATTTCTGCCATGTCTTTGGGCTTGCTGGTATGGTATGGATCCAGAAGTATTCTGGCAAAACCTTTAGATGTTACTCCCGGAACAATTGCGGAATTTATTCTGTATATCGGAATGCTCTTCCGACCAATCCGGGAGCTTGCCGATAAGTTCAATACCCTCCAGATGGGAATGGTAGGAGCGGAGCGGGTGTTTAAGGTATTGGACACAAACGAAGTAACGGAAGATAAGGGGACATTTGCTCCTGAAAAGATGGCTGGTTCGATTTCATTTGATAAAGTCTGGTTTGCTTACAACGAAGAGAATTACGTGCTTAAGGATATTTCTTTTGAAGTGCAGGCAGGAAAAACGATTGCATTGGTTGGTGCTACCGGAGCAGGTAAATCTTCTACCATTAATATCCTGAACAGGTTTTACGAAATTCAGAAGGGGGAGATTAAAGTGGATGGTGTTAAAATTCAGGATTATCAGCTGAATTACCTGCGGAGCAATATTGCCACCGTTTTACAGGATGTCTTTTTGTTTTCGGATACGATCTTTAACAACGTCACTTTAAACAATCCGGATATTACCATGGAGCAGGTGGTGGACGCAGCGAAAAAAGTTGGTGCACACGAATTTATTGAAAGACTGCCTGGTGGTTATCAGTATAATGTAATGGAGCGTGGTGCCACACTTTCAGGCGGACAAGCACAGCTGATCTCTTTTATCCGGGCATTGGTCTATAATCCATCCATCCTGGTATTGGACGAGGCTACTTCTTCTGTAGATACGGAAACAGAAATGCTGATCCAGCGGGCCATAGAAAACCTGATGAAAGGCAGGACTTCCATTGTTATTGCTCACCGCTTATCCACCATCCAGAAGGCTGATAAAATATTAGTACTGGACAAAGGAGAGATCAAAGAGATGGGCACCCATCAGGAACTGTTAAAGCTTGATGGTTATTACAAAAGGCTGTATGATCTTCAATTCAATTCCGGTGGTATTGTTTCCGCTTAA
- a CDS encoding YiiX family permuted papain-like enzyme, protein MKRRVSTILILILLIVIGTYIRNEVFGPPHQMKKEGKKEAKDFSKTEIKNGDLIFQTSVSGQSKAIQLATHSKYSHCGIVYKEGEDYFVYEAIEPVRLTPLNQWIARGSAGHFVIKRLKDSERVLTPSVLDKMKTVGARFKGKHYDLYFDWTDDRIYCSELIWKVYKEATGIELGKLEKLKDFDLSSITVKEKMKERYGRNIPMNGTVISPESIYNSDLLMTVKLD, encoded by the coding sequence ATGAAAAGAAGAGTCAGCACCATCCTAATTTTAATCTTGTTGATTGTGATAGGAACCTATATCAGAAATGAGGTTTTTGGTCCTCCACATCAAATGAAAAAAGAAGGTAAAAAGGAGGCAAAAGATTTCAGTAAAACGGAAATCAAAAATGGCGACCTGATCTTTCAAACTTCTGTATCAGGACAAAGCAAAGCCATTCAACTGGCCACACATTCTAAATACAGTCATTGTGGAATTGTCTATAAAGAAGGAGAGGATTATTTTGTTTATGAAGCTATTGAACCCGTCCGGCTAACGCCTTTAAATCAATGGATTGCCCGTGGTTCCGCTGGTCATTTTGTGATCAAGAGATTGAAAGATTCCGAGCGCGTGTTAACGCCCTCAGTACTGGATAAAATGAAAACAGTTGGAGCACGGTTTAAAGGAAAACATTACGATCTTTATTTTGACTGGACCGATGATCGGATTTATTGCTCAGAACTCATCTGGAAAGTATATAAGGAAGCGACAGGTATTGAGCTTGGAAAACTTGAAAAGTTAAAGGATTTCGATTTGAGCAGTATAACCGTAAAGGAAAAAATGAAAGAAAGGTATGGCCGTAACATACCCATGAATGGAACGGTGATCTCGCCGGAAAGCATTTACAACAGCGATTTATTGATGACGGTAAAATTAGATTAG
- a CDS encoding GNAT family N-acetyltransferase, whose product MKDIIIRKATFDDKNALLVFEQGVIHAERPFNPTLKESDINYYDIDQMISSEDIELLVAESGGELIGSGYVRIENAKPYLKYTRYAYLGFMYVDPKYRGLGVNQKIIEGLKAWSASRGLTEFRLDVYQANEPAIRAYEKAGFTGILVQMRMEN is encoded by the coding sequence ATGAAAGATATAATTATTCGGAAGGCCACTTTTGATGATAAAAATGCACTCCTTGTTTTTGAACAGGGGGTAATTCATGCGGAAAGACCATTTAATCCCACTTTAAAAGAAAGCGATATCAATTACTATGATATTGATCAAATGATCAGCTCAGAGGACATAGAGCTTCTGGTCGCGGAATCCGGAGGTGAGCTCATCGGCTCAGGCTATGTCAGAATAGAAAATGCCAAACCTTATCTTAAATATACACGATATGCTTATTTAGGTTTTATGTACGTAGATCCTAAATATCGCGGTCTTGGTGTAAATCAGAAAATTATTGAGGGACTGAAAGCCTGGTCTGCTTCAAGAGGGCTTACTGAATTCCGCTTAGATGTGTATCAGGCAAATGAACCGGCAATCAGAGCTTACGAAAAAGCAGGTTTTACAGGGATCCTGGTACAGATGAGAATGGAAAATTAA
- a CDS encoding DUF4293 domain-containing protein: protein MFIPIVSSQSNGSEYWILATGLYQKTNGVVAKTDYFKPLFLNTVCVVLLCLATIFTFKNRTGQKRLIIVAILAMLSLGFWIFNYAQNLPGGIAAVKPGIGAFLPVAGILFCALALRGIRKDEQLLRSADRLR, encoded by the coding sequence ATGTTTATCCCCATTGTAAGCAGCCAGTCAAATGGCTCAGAATACTGGATTTTGGCGACCGGTTTATACCAGAAAACAAATGGTGTAGTCGCAAAAACTGATTATTTTAAACCTTTATTCCTGAATACAGTATGTGTAGTGCTACTGTGTCTGGCCACGATATTTACTTTTAAAAACAGAACCGGACAGAAACGTCTGATCATTGTGGCCATCCTTGCCATGCTTTCATTGGGTTTCTGGATCTTCAATTATGCACAAAATCTTCCGGGTGGAATTGCTGCTGTTAAGCCGGGTATCGGTGCATTTTTACCGGTTGCAGGCATTCTGTTTTGTGCGCTGGCCTTACGTGGCATTCGTAAAGACGAGCAATTATTGAGGTCGGCAGATCGGCTCAGATAA
- the truA gene encoding tRNA pseudouridine(38-40) synthase TruA: MKPNIQRYFIELSYNGTDYHGWQIQPNAMTVQECLDKALSVYFRQPVVTLGCGRTDAGVHATQFFAHFDLEISAEKPLHAERSITGINSLLPYRIAVKRVFPVAAEAHARFDATGRAYHYHIHFHKDPFKLDRSWLFKGELDVGTMNEAAKIILEYTDFSCFSKSNTQTFTNNCKVTEAYFEVKEGSLQFTIRADRFLRNMVRAIVGTLVRIGKKEITLVQLREIIESKNRSNAGQSVPACGLYLVNVVYPFVNY; this comes from the coding sequence TTGAAACCGAACATACAGCGATATTTTATTGAATTGTCATATAATGGCACAGATTATCATGGCTGGCAAATACAGCCAAATGCCATGACCGTGCAGGAATGCCTGGATAAGGCATTGTCCGTTTATTTTCGTCAGCCTGTGGTGACCCTGGGTTGCGGCCGGACAGATGCCGGAGTTCATGCAACACAATTCTTTGCACATTTTGATCTGGAAATTTCTGCAGAGAAACCGCTTCATGCAGAACGTTCAATTACCGGTATTAATTCTTTGTTGCCTTATCGGATTGCAGTTAAACGTGTTTTTCCGGTAGCAGCCGAGGCACATGCCCGGTTTGATGCCACAGGAAGGGCCTACCATTACCACATTCACTTTCATAAAGATCCTTTTAAACTGGATCGTTCCTGGTTGTTTAAGGGAGAGCTGGATGTGGGGACCATGAATGAAGCCGCAAAAATCATCCTCGAATACACAGATTTTTCCTGTTTCAGTAAATCCAACACCCAAACCTTTACCAATAACTGTAAGGTTACCGAAGCTTATTTTGAGGTAAAAGAAGGAAGCTTGCAATTTACCATCCGTGCCGACCGTTTTCTGAGAAATATGGTGCGGGCAATTGTAGGTACACTGGTTAGAATTGGAAAAAAAGAAATTACCTTAGTACAACTCAGAGAAATTATTGAAAGTAAAAACCGCAGTAATGCCGGACAATCCGTTCCGGCATGTGGTCTATACCTGGTGAATGTTGTTTATCCCTTTGTAAACTATTGA
- a CDS encoding TlpA disulfide reductase family protein, whose product MKRMKIALIALLATPFLGYSQSNDYLLNGKVGQLNAPAKAYLSYRLNGNNVLDSVILQNGTFQFKGTVTDPVRAQLILDHTGTGIKNRRKQDALTIYLEKGKIQINSTDSIKKGTVAGQKINTAYLGYKANENHLTKVMSVLNSEYEKATQEQRKNPEFQKSLEDRYTKATAERDVLLNKYINEHPDSFFSLTALKELGDSDMDVNVLEPVFNKLSAGLRNSTAGKDFAKLMDKARATSVGAIAMDFTQNDVNDKPVKLSDFRGKYVLLDFWASWCGPCRQENPNVVKAYHTYKDKNFTVLGVSLDQPGKKQDWLQAIEKDGLTWTQLSDLQGWKNAASTLYGVRGIPANFLIDPQGKIVGKDLRGEALEKKLEELLTK is encoded by the coding sequence ATGAAAAGAATGAAAATAGCACTCATCGCATTACTGGCTACACCTTTCCTGGGTTATTCCCAAAGCAATGATTACCTGCTGAATGGTAAAGTTGGCCAACTCAATGCACCCGCGAAGGCTTATTTAAGCTACCGCCTGAATGGAAATAATGTACTGGATTCTGTGATACTCCAGAACGGAACTTTTCAATTTAAAGGGACAGTAACCGATCCGGTCAGAGCACAGTTGATTTTAGACCATACCGGAACCGGCATTAAAAACAGAAGAAAACAAGATGCCTTAACCATTTACCTGGAAAAGGGAAAAATCCAGATCAATTCTACAGATTCCATCAAAAAAGGAACAGTCGCAGGTCAAAAAATTAACACTGCATATCTGGGGTATAAAGCGAATGAAAATCACCTCACGAAAGTGATGTCAGTGTTAAACTCGGAATATGAAAAGGCAACTCAGGAACAACGTAAAAATCCGGAATTTCAAAAAAGCCTGGAAGACAGATATACCAAAGCAACAGCAGAAAGAGATGTCCTGCTGAATAAATACATCAATGAGCATCCGGATTCCTTTTTTAGCCTTACTGCACTGAAAGAACTCGGAGATAGTGACATGGATGTTAATGTCTTAGAACCTGTTTTCAATAAGTTATCCGCAGGATTAAGAAACAGTACTGCGGGAAAAGATTTCGCGAAACTAATGGACAAAGCCCGTGCAACTTCCGTTGGTGCCATTGCGATGGATTTTACGCAGAATGATGTGAATGACAAGCCTGTTAAACTCTCAGATTTCAGAGGAAAATATGTATTACTGGATTTCTGGGCTTCATGGTGTGGTCCCTGCAGACAGGAAAATCCAAATGTGGTGAAAGCCTACCATACATACAAAGACAAAAACTTCACTGTTCTTGGCGTTTCATTAGATCAGCCGGGTAAAAAGCAAGACTGGTTACAGGCCATAGAAAAAGATGGTTTGACCTGGACTCAGCTATCTGATTTGCAAGGATGGAAGAATGCCGCTTCTACCCTATATGGTGTCAGAGGGATTCCAGCTAACTTTCTGATTGACCCGCAGGGAAAGATTGTAGGAAAAGACCTGAGAGGCGAAGCTTTGGAAAAGAAACTGGAAGAATTACTGACTAAATAA
- a CDS encoding DUF6266 family protein, with amino-acid sequence MGKLKGGPFGTVHGKVGRLVSYVLNGENIVRKIGKSSKPLTPARKANCEEMTVINSFLSPSLNFIRSGFRLAVIGTNRNAYNEAIAYNKLNALQGEYPNISIDYTKILVSKGSRPVAKTPQIAKVAGGIEFTWDTADLTSQHMNDRAMVMVFFSKSKVTQYHLSGAKRAEGKDLLRIDSSLADEQMEAYISFIKDDTTEISDSVYAGSIPAVLPKPSEKVADGEAKTSTNIQLKADLPQKHKKRKEKSGSKTSNQKKAVYKKLTRVYPAPS; translated from the coding sequence ATGGGAAAACTAAAAGGAGGACCATTTGGAACGGTCCATGGAAAAGTTGGCAGACTGGTCAGCTATGTATTGAACGGAGAAAACATCGTTAGAAAAATAGGCAAGAGTAGTAAACCATTAACTCCGGCCAGAAAGGCCAATTGTGAGGAGATGACGGTAATTAATAGTTTTTTAAGCCCCTCTCTTAATTTCATCAGGTCAGGATTTCGGCTGGCAGTGATAGGAACAAACAGAAATGCCTACAATGAAGCCATCGCCTACAATAAACTAAACGCCCTTCAGGGAGAATATCCGAACATCAGCATAGATTACACAAAAATATTGGTTAGTAAAGGCAGCCGTCCTGTTGCAAAAACACCGCAGATCGCAAAAGTTGCCGGAGGAATCGAATTTACCTGGGATACAGCTGACCTGACCTCACAACACATGAACGATCGGGCCATGGTAATGGTCTTTTTTTCAAAATCAAAGGTTACCCAATATCACCTGTCTGGTGCAAAGAGAGCGGAAGGAAAAGATTTACTCCGTATTGATTCAAGCCTGGCGGATGAACAAATGGAAGCCTATATCTCTTTTATCAAAGACGATACAACAGAAATTTCCGACAGTGTTTATGCCGGTTCTATACCGGCAGTGCTGCCAAAACCTTCGGAAAAGGTAGCTGATGGGGAGGCTAAAACCAGCACCAATATACAACTAAAGGCTGATTTACCTCAAAAGCACAAAAAAAGAAAAGAGAAATCCGGATCAAAAACAAGCAATCAGAAAAAGGCAGTTTATAAAAAATTAACTCGTGTCTACCCTGCCCCTTCTTAA